The following are encoded together in the Daucus carota subsp. sativus chromosome 5, DH1 v3.0, whole genome shotgun sequence genome:
- the LOC108219759 gene encoding phosphoglycerate kinase, cytosolic — translation MATKKSVGSLKEGDLRGKKVFVRVDLNVPLDDNLNITDDTRVRAAIPTINYLITNGAKVILSSHLGRPKGVTPKYSLKPLVPRLSQLLGVEVKMANDCIGEEVEKLVSQLSDGGVLLLENVRFYKEEEKNDPEFAKKLASLADLYVNDAFGTAHRAHASTEGVTKFLKPSVAGFLMQKELDYLVGAVSNPKKPFAAIVGGAKVSSKIGVIESLLAKVDIIILGGGMVFTFYKAQGFSVGSSLVEEDKLDLATSLLEKAKSKGVSLLLPSDVVIADKFAADANSKTVPASSIPDGWMGLDIGPDSIKTFGEALDTTKTVIWNGPMGVFEFDKFAAGTEAIAHKLADLSGKGVTTIIGGGDSVAAVEKVGLAENMSHISTGGGASLELLEGKPLPGVLALNDA, via the exons ATGGCGACAAAGAAGAGCGTGGGATCACTGAAAGAAGGTGATCTGAGAGGAAAGAAAGTGTTTGTGAGAGTTGATTTGAATGTGCCATTGGATGATAACCTCAACATAACTGATGATACTAGAGTTCGTGCTGCTATTCCCACCATTAACTACCTCATCACTAATGGTGCTAAAGTCATCCTCTCTTCTCAtctg GGACGACCAAAAGGTGTCACCCCAAAGTACAGCTTGAAGCCTCTTGTTCCAAGACTGTCTCAACTCCTCGGAGTAGAG GTGAAGATGGCCAATGATTGTATTGGTGAGGAAGTCGAGAAACTGGTCTCCCAATTATCAGATGGGGGTGTTCTTCTCCTAGAGAATGTAAGGTTCTAtaaagaggaagaaaagaatGACCCTGAATTTGCAAAGAAGCTGGCATCTCTCGCAGATTTGTATGTAAATGATGCATTTGGCACCGCACATAGAGCACATGCTTCCACCGAGGGTGTGACAAAGTTCTTGAAGCCTTCTGTTGCTGGTTTTTTGATGCAAAAG GAGCTTGACTATTTGGTTGGAGCTGTTTCAAATCCCAAGAAGCCATTTGCAGCTATAGTTGGTGGCGCAAAGGTGTCCAGTAAAATTGGTGTGATTGAATCACTTTTAGCAAAGGTTGACATTATTATCCttggtggaggaatggtattTACTTTCTACAAAGCACAAGGATTTTCAGTTGGATCATCACTTGTTGAGGAAGATAAGCTTGACCTTGCAACATCACTACTTGAGAAAGCAAAGTCCAAAGGGGTTTCTCTACTGCTCCCCTCAGATGTTGTTATTGCTGACAAGTTTGCTGCCGATGCAAACAGTAAG ACTGTCCCTGCATCTAGTATTCCTGATGGCTGGATGGGTCTAGATATTGGGCCAGATTCCATCAAGACATTTGGTGAAGCTTTGGATACCACAAAAACCGTCATCTGGAATGGACCAATGGGGGTTTTTGAGTTTGACAAGTTTGCAGCAGGAACAGAG GCCATAGCACATAAATTGGCTGACCTTAGTGGGAAAGGAGTGACCACAATTATTGGAGGAGGCGACTCTGTTGCTGCTGTAGAGAAAGTAGGACTCGCAGAGAACATGAGTCATATCTCCACAGGAGGTGGTGCTAGCTTGGAACTACTTGAAGGAAAACCTTTGCCTGGTGTTCTTGCTCTGAATGATGCGTGA
- the LOC108223901 gene encoding uncharacterized protein LOC108223901, giving the protein MATFPSLSPPPLVPKPSISPPTLSTLSHFPSLPSHFPATPLRRRLSPATAVREWQEYEAAVKDKDLARALRFLRDVQVVEVEDDKLTESTRFKSGLGVYGWERDWEVLDTCLNADDMRLVGAAYAFLKDKGFLPTFGKYRNIVLEGPRDVTPSVIASETGLQVSKLSPKKWGLSGSSSVVLAGFFAGVSFLLTQGIDIRPNLAVVLGLAMADSILLGGSCLAQISSYWPPYRRRILVHEAGHLLIAYLMGCPVRGVILDPIVAMQMGIQGQAGTQFWDENMQNELAQGRLSGTAFDRYCMVLFAGIAAEALVYGEADGGENDENLFRSISLLLDPPLSVSQMSNQARWSVLQSYNLLKWHKHAHRAAVKVLEDGGSLSMVIRKVEEAMSSGR; this is encoded by the exons ATGGCCACGTTCCCCTCCCTCTCGCCTCCTCCACTTGTCCCCAAACCTTCCATTTCCCCACCCACCCTTTCCACTCTCTCCCATTTCCCATCTCTCCCATCCCATTTCCCGGCCACCCCACTTCGCCGGCGACTTTCTCCGGCGACAGCTGTGAGAGAATGGCAAGAGTACGAAGCTGCTGTCAAGGACAAAGATTTAGCCCGTGCTTTAAGGTTCTTGAGAGACGTGCAAGTTGTAGAGGTAGAAGATGATAAATTGACTGAGTCGACTCGGTTTAAGAGCGGGTTGGGAGTGTATGGATGGGAGAGAGATTGGGAAGTGCTGGATACGTGTTTGAATGCGGATGATATGAGATTAGTGGGAGCTGCTTATGCTTTTCTCAAAGATAAAGGCTTTTTGCCCACTTTTGGCAAATacagaaatattg TTCTCGAGGGACCGAGAGATGTTACACCCAGTGTCATAGCCTCTGAAACTGGTTTACAAG TTTCAAAACTTTCACCAAAAAAGTGGGGTCTTTCTGGAAGTTCTAGTGTTGTTTTGGCTGGTTTCTTTGCTGGAGTATCATTTCTACTTACTCAAGGTATCGATATCAGACCAAACCTTGCGGTTGTTCTTGGGTTGGCGATGGCAGATTCTATATTACTTGGCGGTTCCTGTTTAGCTCAAATTTCAAGTTATTGGCCACCTTACAGACGGAGGATTCTTGTGCATGAAGCTGGACATTTGCTAATAG CATATTTGATGGGTTGTCCGGTTCGTGGGGTAATCTTAGACCCAATTGTTGCCATGCAAATGGGCATTCAGGGACAG GCGGGGACACAATTTTGGGATGAAAATATGCAAAACGAGCTCGCTCAGGGCCGACTGAGCGGTACCGCCTTCGATAG GTATTGCATGGTGCTGTTTGCTGGAATTGCAGCTGAAGCCCTTGTGTATGGCGAGGCTGACGGTGGTGAGAATGATGAAAATTTGTTTAGGAGCATTTCACTACTTCTGGATCCTCCACTATCTGTTTCCCAG ATGTCAAATCAAGCAAGATGGTCAGTTCTACAGTCTTATAATTTACTCAAATGGCATAAGCACGCCCATCGAGCAGCTGTTAAAGTTCTTGAAGATGGAGGTAGTCTAAGCATGGTCATCAGAAAAGTCGAGGAGGCCATGTCTTCTGGTAGATGA
- the LOC108223902 gene encoding nuclear transcription factor Y subunit C-2, with protein sequence MDHSEESQQQQEEVIDIAYGMPQYHAGPGVATGTPVVPVSAATQAQHFFQQKLQLQQQDQLQAFWANQMQEIEQTTDFKNHSLPLARIKKIMKADEDVRMISSEAPVVFAKACEMFIMDLTMRSWSHTEENKRRTLQKNDIAAAVSRTDVFDFLVDIIPKDEMKEDTRASIPLMGQPPADSVPYYYVPQQHAAGQAGFYPDQHQQQPLPYMQWQQPQQDQNQQQQENGN encoded by the coding sequence ATGGATCACTCTGAGGAATCTCAGCAGCAACAGGAGGAGGTGATTGATATTGCATACGGTATGCCTCAATACCATGCTGGACCAGGAGTTGCCACTGGGACACCTGTTGTGCCCGTTTCGGCAGCAACTCAGGCGCAACATTTCTTTCAGCAAAAGCTGCAGCTGCAGCAACAGGATCAGCTTCAGGCGTTTTGGGCTAACCAAATGCAGGAAATTGAACAGACCACAGACTTCAAAAACCATAGCCTTCCGCTTGCTCGCATTAAGAAGATAATGAAAGCTGATGAAGATGTGAGGATGATTTCGTCCGAGGCCCCTGTTGTATTTGCCAAGGCGTGCGAGATGTTCATCATGGATCTGACTATGCGTTCTTGGTCTCACACCGAGGAGAACAAAAGGAGGACGCTGCAGAAGAATGACATTGCAGCAGCAGTTTCAAGGACTgatgtctttgattttcttgttGATATCATCCCGAAGGACGAGATGAAGGAGGACACAAGGGCTTCAATCCCGCTGATGGGTCAACCTCCCGCTGATTCTGTTCCATATTACTATGTTCCTCAGCAGCATGCAGCAGGACAAGCAGGGTTTTATCCTGATCAGCATCAGCAGCAACCACTGCCATATATGCAGTGGCAGCAGCCCCAACAAGACCAAAATCAGCAGCAGCAGGAGAATGGCAACTGA
- the LOC108223959 gene encoding uncharacterized protein LOC108223959 isoform X1, whose amino-acid sequence MPPFMDNLFHKRGSIREEALAALIKYLKNDIRLGFAQNNYITILSRCENSFKKGSATEIKLAAQAIGLLVLTVGPGDCANEIYNESLRLLPPILRSKSRHIEILECLAIVTFVRDNDFDETERSMQIIWEYMNKVNPNHCFAYIVLPLMNFFPQKILEKDEASVVASTISAWSFLLAKSDRCRLDNNFWRGVIPFFLELLKSKSEVNFEYAIYHPAVVEVLALVSDKGSQHKFCSEAAENSYNRVLGVAEMKRDESAVDAKWNLSELLKEFNCNQTSLKVGRNIFKLATLSEQKKMTYLKQFLGDGFKKHIVDNNFLHNVFNCKIEEPRGPTLYVPEEKEVTAEIYIPGDRDIRNRERLINHSCNSIMSKGKTQFRNKLRMIAQEKKTGQGFIHDEMD is encoded by the exons ATGCCTCCTTTCATGGATAATTTGTTTCATAAAAG AGGCTCGATTAGAGAGGAAGCTTTAGCTGCATTGATCAAATATCTTAAGAATGACATACGACTTGGTTTTGCACAAAATAA TTATATCACTATATTAAGTAGGTGTGAAAATTCCTTCAAAAAAGGGTCCGCGACGGAGATCAAATTAGCTGCCCAAGCCATAG GTTTACTGGTATTAACTGTTGGACCTGGAGATTGTGCAAATGAAATATACAACGAGTCACTTCGTCTGCTTCCTCCAATTCTTAGATCCAAATCTCGACATATAGAG ATTTTGGAGTGTTTAGCTATTGTGACTTTCGTCAGAGAtaatgattttgatgagacgGAAAGATCGATGCAAATTATATGGGAATACATGAATAAG GTTAATCCAAACCATTGTTTTGCTTACATAGTACTTCCATTAATGAACTTTTTCCCTCAGaaaattttagagaaggatgaAGCTTCTGTTGTTGCTTCTACTATATCTGCGTGGTCGTTTCTCCTCGCAAAAAGTGATCGTTGTAGACTTGATAATAACTTTTGGAGAGG GGTAATTCCTTTCTTTTTGGAACTACTCAAGAGCAAGTCCGAGGTTAATTTCGAATATGCAATTTACCATCCAGCTGTTGTTGAAGTACTTGCTTTAGTGTCTGATAAGGGCAGCCAGCACAAATTCTGTAGTGAGGCAGCTGAAAATTCATACAATCGAGTACTAGGGGTTGCAGAGATGAAGCGTGATGAAAGTGCAGTCGATGCCAAATGGAATTTATCAGAGTTACTTAAG GAATTTAACTGTAATCAGACCTCCTTGAAGGTTGGTCGTAATATCTTTAAACTCGCCACGTTGTCTGAACAAAAGAAG ATGACCTATTTGAAGCAATTCTTAGGAGATGGATTTAAGAAGCACATTGTG GACAACAATTTCCTTCACAATGTCTTCAATTGTAAAATAGAAGAACCCAGAGGCCCGACTTTGTATGTACCTGAAGAAAAAGAG GTCACTGCTGAAATTTACATTCCGGGGGATAGAGATATCCGTAACCGTGAG AGGCTAATTAACCATTCTTGTAATTCTATAATGAGCAAAGGAAAGACTCAGTTTAGAAACAAGCTTCGCATGATAGCGCAG GAGAAGAAAACAGGTCAAGGCTTTATTCATGATGAGATGGACTAA
- the LOC108223959 gene encoding uncharacterized protein LOC108223959 isoform X2, giving the protein MPPFMDNLFHKRGSIREEALAALIKYLKNDIRLGFAQNNYITILSRCENSFKKGSATEIKLAAQAIGLLVLTVGPGDCANEIYNESLRLLPPILRSKSRHIEILECLAIVTFVRDNDFDETERSMQIIWEYMNKKILEKDEASVVASTISAWSFLLAKSDRCRLDNNFWRGVIPFFLELLKSKSEVNFEYAIYHPAVVEVLALVSDKGSQHKFCSEAAENSYNRVLGVAEMKRDESAVDAKWNLSELLKEFNCNQTSLKVGRNIFKLATLSEQKKMTYLKQFLGDGFKKHIVDNNFLHNVFNCKIEEPRGPTLYVPEEKEVTAEIYIPGDRDIRNRERLINHSCNSIMSKGKTQFRNKLRMIAQEKKTGQGFIHDEMD; this is encoded by the exons ATGCCTCCTTTCATGGATAATTTGTTTCATAAAAG AGGCTCGATTAGAGAGGAAGCTTTAGCTGCATTGATCAAATATCTTAAGAATGACATACGACTTGGTTTTGCACAAAATAA TTATATCACTATATTAAGTAGGTGTGAAAATTCCTTCAAAAAAGGGTCCGCGACGGAGATCAAATTAGCTGCCCAAGCCATAG GTTTACTGGTATTAACTGTTGGACCTGGAGATTGTGCAAATGAAATATACAACGAGTCACTTCGTCTGCTTCCTCCAATTCTTAGATCCAAATCTCGACATATAGAG ATTTTGGAGTGTTTAGCTATTGTGACTTTCGTCAGAGAtaatgattttgatgagacgGAAAGATCGATGCAAATTATATGGGAATACATGAATAAG aaaattttagagaaggatgaAGCTTCTGTTGTTGCTTCTACTATATCTGCGTGGTCGTTTCTCCTCGCAAAAAGTGATCGTTGTAGACTTGATAATAACTTTTGGAGAGG GGTAATTCCTTTCTTTTTGGAACTACTCAAGAGCAAGTCCGAGGTTAATTTCGAATATGCAATTTACCATCCAGCTGTTGTTGAAGTACTTGCTTTAGTGTCTGATAAGGGCAGCCAGCACAAATTCTGTAGTGAGGCAGCTGAAAATTCATACAATCGAGTACTAGGGGTTGCAGAGATGAAGCGTGATGAAAGTGCAGTCGATGCCAAATGGAATTTATCAGAGTTACTTAAG GAATTTAACTGTAATCAGACCTCCTTGAAGGTTGGTCGTAATATCTTTAAACTCGCCACGTTGTCTGAACAAAAGAAG ATGACCTATTTGAAGCAATTCTTAGGAGATGGATTTAAGAAGCACATTGTG GACAACAATTTCCTTCACAATGTCTTCAATTGTAAAATAGAAGAACCCAGAGGCCCGACTTTGTATGTACCTGAAGAAAAAGAG GTCACTGCTGAAATTTACATTCCGGGGGATAGAGATATCCGTAACCGTGAG AGGCTAATTAACCATTCTTGTAATTCTATAATGAGCAAAGGAAAGACTCAGTTTAGAAACAAGCTTCGCATGATAGCGCAG GAGAAGAAAACAGGTCAAGGCTTTATTCATGATGAGATGGACTAA